The Enterococcus sp. 7F3_DIV0205 genome has a window encoding:
- a CDS encoding DUF7278 family profilin-like fold-containing protein — protein sequence MDLFEQVEWANWKNLKDPEKESLLHQLLMYFVPPTVEVNTIQLVNFELYGIKCRTFELEFDGELFVFIPGNSEAILGWDLGAEGLRSHELLGFDVESLEKNTFKTSLTNDAILPASEWVEEETNYDLHSLEGIADYINDHTTDLRKVAIPAMFVQKYALPAGTEFLGIFDTITGTFEGEVERFFPYEKSICQKLFPKLTAQESLTWSFPQSLLVKNEFYLEFLPESDYYFVYSHSDFTHEELKLATKRQGFDLLSEDQWEYAVGGGTRRLFRWGNELLIQNNESGRQIKSKMDGANMFGLVIDTQQNHFELTDDLAKSKLIKQLVAKDTLIEKMLPLSSYFYSSHKISMEEKLNPQDYLYRKVIKIES from the coding sequence GTGGATCTATTTGAACAAGTTGAATGGGCAAATTGGAAAAATTTGAAAGATCCTGAAAAAGAATCGCTGTTACATCAATTGTTAATGTATTTTGTTCCACCAACTGTGGAAGTCAATACGATCCAATTAGTAAATTTTGAACTTTATGGAATTAAATGTCGAACGTTTGAATTGGAGTTTGATGGTGAATTATTTGTGTTTATCCCAGGCAATAGTGAAGCGATCCTTGGTTGGGATTTGGGTGCAGAAGGATTACGCTCACATGAATTATTAGGATTTGACGTGGAGAGTTTAGAAAAAAATACATTCAAAACATCATTGACGAACGATGCAATTTTACCAGCCTCTGAATGGGTAGAAGAAGAAACAAATTATGATTTACATTCGTTAGAAGGGATCGCTGATTACATAAATGATCATACGACGGATTTAAGAAAAGTAGCGATTCCAGCTATGTTTGTTCAAAAATATGCATTGCCTGCTGGTACTGAATTTTTAGGAATATTTGACACGATCACTGGGACGTTTGAAGGAGAAGTAGAAAGATTTTTCCCGTATGAAAAGAGTATTTGTCAAAAGCTTTTTCCTAAATTAACAGCGCAAGAAAGCCTCACTTGGTCATTTCCGCAATCGTTGTTGGTCAAAAATGAGTTTTATTTAGAGTTTTTACCTGAATCGGATTATTATTTTGTCTATAGCCATAGTGATTTTACACATGAAGAATTAAAACTCGCTACAAAAAGGCAGGGATTTGACTTATTGTCTGAAGATCAATGGGAATATGCGGTAGGTGGTGGAACTCGTCGGCTATTTCGTTGGGGCAATGAATTATTGATTCAAAATAATGAGTCTGGACGCCAAATCAAAAGTAAGATGGATGGCGCGAATATGTTTGGCTTAGTGATCGATACACAGCAAAATCATTTTGAATTGACAGATGATTTGGCTAAAAGTAAATTGATTAAGCAACTCGTAGCAAAAGATACTTTGATTGAAAAGATGTTACCATTGTCCTCCTATTTTTATTCTTCTCACAAGATTTCAATGGAAGAAAAATTAAATCCGCAAGACTATCTCTATCGAAAGGTAATTAAAATTGAAAGTTAA